One segment of Curtobacterium sp. MR_MD2014 DNA contains the following:
- a CDS encoding alpha/beta hydrolase, translating into MSVVPLRGADPRTTPTTLDHHGRTVRGWQWEPQDGAAADAPVVLLVHGFSDSALGGHQLFVQTARHLVARGAVVRSHDRLGQGASDGEFADITIRDEVEQVVTMIRAADRGQGVHVVAHSLGAVESALAAAQEPSLVRTLTLWSPAGVVVDDITEHDVIQGQPLAPVREHGWFDFGGMPLGGAFIADVQDDLDVYGPVSGYGGPADVVHGSEDAIVPVSYGRRYADLLPGARLTVVDGADHGWSSVPFRERLLALLDERLGLR; encoded by the coding sequence ATGTCCGTCGTGCCGCTGCGGGGCGCCGATCCCCGCACCACCCCGACCACGCTCGACCACCACGGTCGGACGGTCCGCGGATGGCAGTGGGAGCCGCAGGACGGTGCGGCCGCGGATGCGCCCGTCGTGCTGCTCGTGCACGGCTTCAGCGACAGTGCGCTCGGCGGGCACCAGCTCTTCGTGCAGACCGCACGACACCTGGTCGCCCGAGGCGCGGTCGTCCGCAGTCACGACCGACTCGGACAGGGCGCCAGTGACGGGGAGTTCGCGGACATCACCATCCGTGACGAGGTGGAGCAGGTCGTCACGATGATCCGCGCCGCCGACCGTGGGCAGGGCGTGCACGTCGTCGCGCACAGCCTGGGGGCCGTCGAGTCGGCGCTCGCCGCGGCGCAGGAGCCCTCGCTCGTCCGGACGCTCACGCTGTGGTCGCCCGCCGGCGTCGTCGTGGACGACATCACGGAGCACGACGTGATCCAGGGGCAGCCGCTCGCCCCGGTGCGCGAGCACGGATGGTTCGACTTCGGCGGGATGCCCCTCGGTGGCGCGTTCATCGCCGACGTGCAGGACGACCTCGACGTGTACGGGCCGGTGTCGGGCTACGGCGGACCGGCCGACGTGGTGCACGGCAGCGAGGACGCGATCGTGCCGGTGTCGTACGGTCGCCGGTACGCCGACCTCCTGCCGGGTGCGCGACTCACGGTCGTCGACGGTGCGGACCACGGCTGGTCCTCGGTGCCCTTCCGCGAGCGGCTCCTGGCGCTGCTGGACGAGCGGCTCGGCCTGCGCTGA
- the mgrA gene encoding L-glyceraldehyde 3-phosphate reductase: MSYIAADDRYDSMPYRRTGRSGLDLPLLSLGYWHNFGDDKPFETQRAISRRAFDLGITHHDLANNYGPPYGAAEVNFGRLMREDFRPYRDEMVISTKAGWDMWPGPYGQGGGSRKYVLASLDQSLERMGLDYVDVFYSHRLDASTPLEETMGALHTAVQQGKALYVGISSYDAERSRQAAEILRDLGTPLLIHQPSYSMLNRWIEDEGLLDAAGDLGFGVIGFTALAQGLLTGRYLDGVPEDSRAAAGKSLDAGSLTDEVVGHLRALNDIASDRGQSLAQLALAWALRDERVTSLVIGASRVEQLEQNVAALGNLSFTDDELRRIDEHSVGVLDVDLWSGARSGQVS, translated from the coding sequence ATGTCCTACATCGCCGCGGACGACCGCTACGACTCCATGCCCTACCGCCGGACCGGCCGCTCCGGCCTCGACCTGCCACTGCTCTCGCTGGGCTACTGGCACAACTTCGGCGACGACAAGCCCTTCGAGACGCAGCGGGCGATCAGCCGTCGGGCGTTCGACCTCGGCATCACGCACCACGACCTCGCGAACAACTACGGCCCGCCCTACGGCGCCGCCGAGGTGAACTTCGGCCGGCTCATGCGCGAGGACTTCCGTCCCTACCGCGACGAGATGGTGATCTCGACGAAGGCGGGCTGGGACATGTGGCCCGGGCCGTACGGGCAGGGCGGCGGCTCGCGGAAGTACGTGCTCGCCTCGCTCGACCAGTCGCTCGAGCGGATGGGCCTGGACTACGTCGACGTCTTCTACTCGCACCGCCTCGACGCCTCGACCCCGCTCGAGGAGACCATGGGCGCACTCCACACCGCGGTCCAGCAGGGCAAGGCGCTCTACGTCGGGATCTCGTCCTACGACGCGGAGCGCTCCCGACAGGCCGCCGAGATCCTCCGCGACCTGGGCACGCCGCTCCTCATCCACCAGCCCTCGTACTCGATGCTCAACCGCTGGATCGAGGACGAGGGCCTGCTCGACGCCGCGGGCGACCTGGGCTTCGGCGTCATCGGCTTCACCGCGCTCGCGCAGGGCCTGCTCACCGGGCGGTACCTCGACGGCGTGCCGGAGGACTCGCGCGCCGCCGCCGGGAAGTCCCTCGACGCCGGGTCCCTGACGGACGAGGTCGTCGGACACCTGCGGGCGTTGAACGACATCGCGTCCGACCGCGGGCAGAGCCTCGCGCAGCTCGCACTCGCGTGGGCACTGCGCGACGAGCGGGTGACCTCGCTCGTCATCGGGGCGTCGCGCGTCGAGCAGCTCGAGCAGAACGTCGCGGCGCTCGGCAACCTGTCCTTCACGGACGACGAGCTGCGCCGCATCGACGAGCACTCGGTCGGCGTGCTCGACGTCGACCTGTGGTCGGGAGCCCGTTCCGGTCAGGTGAGCTGA
- a CDS encoding MarR family winged helix-turn-helix transcriptional regulator, producing MPLTVVRREHVHLYAREPRSKAAKVAVDALLRLQHVEEQQLEQARTESGLTKNEFLTVRYMLQAHRDGRAMGPKDLAVMLNVSNASVTKIVDGLAAKGDIVRVPHPTDRRAQVLEPTVQAAEKIDSSYARFHEAVVGVMDHLSSEDNEVLARCLSQITDALAVGTPTPVDEYTVDPDGAAEPNDS from the coding sequence ATGCCCCTGACCGTCGTCCGCCGTGAGCACGTCCACCTCTACGCCAGGGAGCCGCGGTCGAAGGCCGCGAAGGTCGCCGTCGACGCGCTCCTGCGTCTGCAGCACGTCGAGGAGCAGCAGCTCGAGCAGGCCCGCACCGAGAGCGGCCTGACGAAGAACGAGTTCCTGACGGTGCGGTACATGCTGCAGGCGCACCGGGACGGTCGGGCGATGGGCCCGAAGGACCTCGCCGTCATGCTCAACGTCTCGAACGCGTCGGTCACGAAGATCGTCGACGGGCTCGCGGCGAAGGGCGACATCGTCCGCGTCCCGCACCCCACCGACCGACGGGCGCAGGTGCTCGAGCCGACGGTGCAGGCCGCCGAGAAGATCGACTCGTCGTACGCCCGGTTCCACGAGGCCGTGGTCGGCGTGATGGACCACCTGTCGAGCGAGGACAACGAGGTGCTCGCGCGCTGCCTGTCGCAGATCACCGACGCCCTCGCGGTCGGGACCCCGACACCCGTCGACGAGTACACGGTCGACCCCGACGGCGCTGCGGAGCCGAACGACTCCTAG
- a CDS encoding TetR/AcrR family transcriptional regulator, with amino-acid sequence MTHEVDDDGATPPRRGGYRKGAERRAQILDEMIRMVAAQGVDASSLRSVADALGITHAALRHYFPSRDELLLAVYREHEVREQDAPDRLRSAIGDMRESASRNRAVPGLVQLYTTLAADAVQEGHPATRDFMRERFTRLRADLAELIAADQAAGRIRADLDPVDLASLGIAASDGLQVQWLLDPEAVDGERVLRLLESIIPAADD; translated from the coding sequence ATGACGCACGAGGTCGACGACGACGGCGCGACCCCGCCCCGACGCGGCGGGTACCGCAAGGGCGCCGAACGCCGTGCGCAGATCCTCGACGAGATGATCCGCATGGTCGCGGCGCAGGGCGTCGACGCGTCGTCGCTCCGCTCGGTCGCCGACGCGCTCGGGATCACCCACGCGGCGCTCCGGCACTACTTCCCGAGCCGCGACGAACTGCTGCTCGCCGTCTACCGCGAGCACGAGGTGCGTGAGCAGGACGCCCCGGACCGCCTGCGGTCCGCGATCGGCGACATGCGCGAGAGCGCGTCGCGGAACCGCGCGGTCCCCGGGCTCGTGCAGCTCTACACGACGCTCGCGGCCGACGCCGTGCAGGAGGGGCACCCCGCCACGCGCGACTTCATGCGCGAGCGCTTCACCCGGCTCCGCGCCGACCTCGCCGAGCTGATCGCCGCGGACCAGGCCGCCGGACGGATCCGGGCCGACCTGGACCCGGTCGACCTGGCCAGCCTCGGCATCGCCGCGTCCGACGGCCTGCAGGTGCAGTGGCTGCTCGACCCGGAGGCGGTCGACGGCGAGCGGGTGCTCCGCCTGCTCGAGTCGATCATCCCCGCCGCGGACGACTGA